The following coding sequences are from one Motacilla alba alba isolate MOTALB_02 chromosome 4, Motacilla_alba_V1.0_pri, whole genome shotgun sequence window:
- the ENOPH1 gene encoding enolase-phosphatase E1 — translation MGVLPVPAEVRAILLDIEGTTTPIAFVQETLFPYIKDNVKEYLRAHWEEEECQQDVGLLRKQAQEDSSLDGAVPIPLESGSGEEELERVIQAVVDNVHWQMSLDRKTTALKQLQGHMWRAAYATGHVKGEIFEDVVPAIRKWREAGMKVYIYSSGSVEAQKLLFGYSTEGDILELFDGHFDTKIGPKVESESYRRIAASIGCATNNILFLTDVPREANAAEEADTHVAVVIRPGNAGLTDDEKSYYSLISSFTELFLPSST, via the exons atgggCGTGCTGCCGGTGCCGGCGGAGGTGCGCGCTATCCTGCTGGACATCGAGGGCACCACCACCCCCATCGCCTTCGTCCAG gAGACCTTGTTCCCTTACATCAAAGACAACGTGAAGGAGTATCTGCGTGCTcactgggaggaggaggagtgccAGCAGGATGTCGGACTTCTGAGGAAACAG GCTCAGGAGGACTCCAGCCTGGACGGGGCCGTGCCGATCCCTTTGGAGAGCGGCAGCggggaagaggagctggagcgCGTCATCCAGGCCGTGGTGGACAACGTGCACTGGCAGATGTCCCTGGACAGGAAGACCACGGcactgaagcagctgcagggccacaTGTGGAGGGCAGCCTATGCCACCGGGCACGTCAAAGGAGA AATCTTCGAGGACGTTGTTCCAGCCATCCGGAAGTGGCGGGAAGCAGGGATGAAGGTCTATATCTACTCTTCAGGCAGTGTCGAAGCCCAGAAGCTTCTGTTTGGATACTCTACAGAAGGTGATATCCTAGAG ctCTTTGATGGCCACTTTGATACCAAGATAGGCCCCAAGGTAGAAAGTGAGAGCTACAGGAGGATTGCTGCCAGTATTGGGTGCGCTACCAACAACATCCTCTTCCTGACAGATGTCCCTCGAG AAGCCAATGCGGCCGAGGAGGCGGACACTCACGTGGCTGTGGTGATCAGACCGGGCAACGC